In Fibrobacter sp. UWB10, one DNA window encodes the following:
- a CDS encoding bile acid:sodium symporter → MKNLRAILMPIAILLGILLPQAHVLSPLMPFLIGTMMFLTFVTKIPPQTHGYTFKIEIRALIVSLILVAAIAGIVKLFDLPREVLLGGAIIALCPPANAAPAMAKMLGGSASLALKIFLSGNLIACFSIPLVFGYLTGTEAGLSEIAMKIFNTIQPIISIPLAFALGLRAFYPELADRAAKYQKYTMFVWTFSVFVILAKASYDIREMGFTELWNSGKLPMMAGISLILCILLYALGWYVERNRRPIESAQSMGQKNTTLVIWIATLYAGPVVALAPTCYVVWQNLVLSYLSARIKPKKE, encoded by the coding sequence ATGAAGAATTTGCGTGCCATTTTGATGCCGATTGCGATTTTACTCGGGATTTTGCTCCCGCAGGCACACGTGCTTTCGCCGTTAATGCCGTTTTTGATCGGTACCATGATGTTTTTGACGTTTGTGACTAAAATTCCGCCGCAAACGCATGGTTACACGTTTAAAATTGAAATTCGTGCACTGATTGTGAGCTTGATTCTGGTGGCTGCCATTGCGGGCATTGTAAAACTCTTTGACCTTCCGCGCGAAGTGCTTTTGGGTGGTGCGATTATTGCGCTTTGCCCGCCTGCAAATGCAGCCCCTGCCATGGCCAAAATGCTTGGCGGTTCGGCCTCGCTTGCCTTGAAGATTTTCTTGAGCGGAAACCTGATTGCATGTTTTTCGATTCCGCTGGTGTTCGGTTACTTGACCGGAACAGAGGCTGGCCTAAGCGAAATTGCGATGAAGATTTTCAATACGATTCAGCCGATTATTAGCATCCCGCTGGCGTTTGCGCTGGGTCTGCGAGCTTTTTACCCGGAACTTGCCGACCGCGCCGCCAAATACCAGAAGTACACGATGTTCGTGTGGACGTTCTCGGTGTTCGTAATTTTGGCGAAGGCGAGCTACGACATTCGCGAAATGGGATTCACGGAACTTTGGAATAGCGGTAAACTCCCCATGATGGCGGGAATTTCGCTCATTCTCTGCATTCTGCTTTACGCCCTCGGCTGGTATGTCGAAAGGAACCGCCGCCCGATTGAAAGTGCACAGAGCATGGGGCAAAAGAATACCACACTCGTTATCTGGATTGCCACGTTGTATGCGGGCCCTGTGGTGGCGCTCGCCCCGACATGCTATGTGGTGTGGCAGAACCTGGTGCTCAGTTATCTGAGCGCAAGGATCAAACCGAAAAAAGAATAA
- a CDS encoding DNA alkylation repair protein: MNHAELVKRLLAEQDLKYRDFHASLLPNIDKKSIIGVRVPTMRKIAKEFAAGATPAELGKFLDKLPHKYFEENQVHLFAVERIKDFDECLRRIEQFLPYIDNWAVCDGKSPKALLKDEKRFESCIEKWLKSKHPYTVRFGVNMLMNFFLDERFSKEHLKLVAAIDENRFDDDSTGAALASVNAARPTDRYYVQMVIAWYMATALAKQWDATFPYIKGRKLSPWIHAKSIQKACESYRITDEQKKILRGLK; this comes from the coding sequence ATGAATCATGCAGAACTTGTTAAGCGCCTGTTGGCTGAACAGGATTTAAAGTACCGCGACTTTCATGCGTCGCTGTTGCCGAACATCGACAAGAAATCGATTATCGGCGTGCGCGTGCCCACAATGCGAAAAATTGCGAAGGAGTTTGCCGCAGGCGCGACTCCTGCCGAACTCGGTAAATTCCTCGACAAGCTCCCGCACAAGTATTTCGAAGAAAATCAAGTGCACCTTTTTGCGGTTGAACGCATCAAGGACTTTGATGAATGCCTGCGACGCATTGAACAGTTCTTGCCCTACATTGATAACTGGGCCGTATGCGACGGCAAATCTCCGAAGGCTTTGCTCAAGGACGAAAAGCGGTTCGAGTCGTGCATCGAAAAATGGCTCAAGTCAAAGCACCCTTACACGGTTCGCTTCGGCGTGAACATGCTCATGAACTTTTTCTTGGATGAACGCTTCAGCAAGGAACATTTGAAACTTGTTGCCGCCATCGATGAAAATCGTTTCGACGACGATTCGACAGGCGCTGCGCTGGCTTCTGTAAATGCCGCCCGTCCCACCGACCGCTACTACGTGCAAATGGTTATCGCTTGGTACATGGCAACCGCCCTCGCCAAGCAATGGGACGCAACTTTCCCCTACATCAAAGGCCGCAAACTTTCGCCCTGGATTCACGCAAAATCCATCCAAAAAGCCTGCGAAAGCTACCGCATCACCGACGAACAGAAGAAAATCCTGCGCGGGTTGAAATAA
- a CDS encoding glycoside hydrolase, whose product MKGLVRFFTISSAAVAFLANGAMAQTKVVVDPGKRYQVFEGWGSSLCWWAVKAGAWSEANRSKLIGAIADPDTGLGYTIFRYNIGGGDQPGHNHLTKGDGAAAVPGYKTTESGDFDWTADPYQRNIAFELAKRVKNPIFEAFSNSPPWWMTKSGCVSGGNNGADNLKEDYFDDFADYLSEVALHFKKEWGITFRTVEPFNEPSAGWWKANGDQEGCGFKNNQSKMIVELGKALVAKGLFPETSVSAADETNIGDALNQFNKYSGEALSYMFQVNTHSYSGGDNRAKLFNAAFAKDKKVWQSETGPLHKSGDENIALWMAGVILADLRDMKASAWVDWQIGDPAENWRSLALNHSKQTFSPNARYYMHAAFSRYIRPGSRIIDSDNGNTLAALREDGALVLVVRNSGTSDVKYEFDLRGFDKIGASAKVVRFELPGSLKAQSDIAVSGKTLSMTAPAQTITTMVIDGAEGGVCKPDTIIPYVKVHDGGWNETTDVQVNKGDSLVIGPHPWEGGRWVWSGPNGFASTDREIRFKNLDGKSSGYYKAVHTNASGCEASVTIKVVVDDPENPFVEPDTTQEDSTTAIRNRNLAGFEIGPNEPIQVFDMQGRFLGKSLKLAPGTYLVRQGIRLQQVRIK is encoded by the coding sequence ATGAAAGGATTGGTTCGGTTTTTTACTATTTCTAGCGCTGCAGTTGCATTCCTTGCAAATGGCGCCATGGCACAAACTAAGGTCGTTGTAGACCCGGGCAAGCGCTACCAGGTTTTCGAAGGTTGGGGTTCCAGTCTTTGCTGGTGGGCCGTAAAGGCGGGCGCCTGGAGCGAGGCGAATCGAAGCAAGTTGATTGGTGCGATTGCGGACCCTGATACGGGTCTTGGCTACACGATTTTCCGTTACAATATTGGTGGCGGTGACCAGCCGGGGCATAATCACCTCACGAAGGGGGATGGCGCTGCTGCGGTGCCCGGTTACAAGACTACCGAAAGTGGCGATTTTGATTGGACGGCGGACCCGTACCAGCGTAACATTGCGTTTGAACTTGCGAAGCGCGTGAAGAACCCAATTTTCGAGGCGTTCAGCAATTCGCCCCCATGGTGGATGACCAAGAGCGGGTGCGTTTCGGGTGGCAACAATGGTGCCGACAACCTGAAAGAAGATTACTTCGATGATTTTGCCGACTACCTTTCCGAAGTGGCGCTCCATTTCAAGAAGGAATGGGGGATCACGTTCCGTACGGTGGAGCCATTCAATGAGCCGAGTGCCGGCTGGTGGAAGGCGAATGGTGATCAAGAAGGTTGTGGCTTCAAGAATAATCAGTCCAAGATGATTGTGGAACTTGGCAAGGCGCTCGTTGCGAAGGGCCTGTTCCCCGAGACTTCGGTGAGTGCCGCCGACGAGACGAATATCGGCGATGCCTTGAATCAGTTCAACAAGTACAGCGGCGAAGCGCTTTCTTACATGTTCCAGGTGAACACGCACAGCTATTCCGGCGGCGACAACCGCGCAAAGCTTTTCAATGCGGCGTTCGCGAAAGACAAGAAGGTTTGGCAGTCCGAAACGGGCCCGCTTCACAAGAGCGGCGACGAGAACATTGCGCTCTGGATGGCGGGCGTGATTTTGGCGGATCTGCGCGACATGAAGGCGAGCGCCTGGGTGGACTGGCAGATTGGCGACCCGGCCGAGAACTGGCGTAGCCTCGCGCTGAACCACAGCAAGCAGACTTTCAGCCCGAATGCGCGTTACTACATGCACGCCGCATTTAGCCGCTACATCCGCCCGGGTTCGCGCATTATCGATAGCGACAACGGCAACACGCTCGCGGCGCTGCGCGAAGATGGCGCCTTGGTGCTCGTGGTTCGCAACAGCGGCACGAGCGACGTGAAGTATGAATTCGACTTGCGCGGGTTTGACAAAATCGGCGCAAGCGCGAAGGTGGTGCGGTTTGAATTGCCGGGCAGTTTGAAGGCGCAGTCCGATATCGCGGTGTCGGGTAAGACGCTTTCGATGACGGCGCCTGCTCAGACGATTACGACGATGGTCATTGACGGCGCCGAAGGTGGCGTCTGTAAGCCGGATACAATTATCCCGTACGTGAAGGTGCATGACGGCGGCTGGAACGAGACGACCGATGTTCAAGTGAATAAGGGCGACTCGCTGGTGATTGGCCCGCATCCGTGGGAAGGTGGCCGCTGGGTTTGGAGTGGCCCGAACGGATTCGCTTCGACTGATCGCGAAATCCGCTTCAAGAATCTTGACGGAAAATCGAGCGGCTACTACAAGGCGGTCCACACGAATGCTTCGGGCTGCGAAGCCTCCGTAACCATCAAGGTGGTGGTCGATGACCCGGAAAATCCGTTCGTAGAACCGGATACGACTCAGGAAGATTCGACGACGGCAATCAGGAACCGTAATCTGGCGGGCTTCGAAATTGGGCCGAACGAACCGATTCAGGTCTTTGACATGCAGGGACGATTCTTGGGCAAATCGCTCAAACTTGCTCCGGGAACGTACCTTGTCCGTCAGGGAATCCGCCTGCAGCAGGTTCGAATCAAGTAG
- the uvrC gene encoding excinuclease ABC subunit UvrC — MISVNEHIQRRLTELPDRPGVYIMKNAQGKIIYIGKAKVLKNRVRSYFDGSEHNGHRAATLMLPYIRDIEWIITESEQEALILEANLIRKHTPKYNVLLKDDKHFPYLAFSVKEPFPRLSLSRSVKKDGRQYYGPYMGSRYIDKLIDISARLFKIRECTMELPAKHPVRPCLNYHIGRCSAPCAGLITQEEYAKDVANARLMLEGKRDDLIDLWQREMEEASERLDFETAMKKRDAIQALQASGTHQKTDTSDPNLSLDVVTLRRNGDMAAAVILEYRKGVLMGRRHYRLECKLEDDETEIFRQMVLPWYMEAPLIPAEIATDIVLPDDRKELEAALSKQAGRKVTFSTPQRGEKLGFLKLAGANADMILVEMRAEVQKYSEIDQSVFELQKVLGLKKTPFRIECVDISHLSGTNTVASLVAFKNGRPDKANYRKFIIKTVEGVDDFASMREVMTRRIRRLENEGVPMPDLWVCDGGKGQVDATMQILKELGHDQDLPLIGLAKRLEEIVFPDDRKSIVLHRTSPALKLLQNARDEAHRFAITYQRSKRKKDLEVEWLKMPGVGHETRVKILSKYRSAEAFMAAPIEDIEILLGKVRGNNLRDQVAKYVTEFITPDTEG, encoded by the coding sequence ATGATTTCTGTAAATGAACATATACAGCGGCGACTGACGGAATTGCCGGACCGGCCGGGCGTTTACATCATGAAGAACGCCCAAGGGAAAATCATTTACATTGGAAAAGCTAAAGTCCTAAAGAACCGCGTGCGCAGCTACTTCGACGGCTCCGAGCACAACGGCCACCGCGCGGCAACGCTCATGCTCCCCTACATTCGGGACATCGAATGGATTATTACCGAGAGCGAGCAAGAGGCGCTGATTCTAGAAGCGAACCTGATTCGCAAGCACACGCCTAAGTACAACGTGCTCCTGAAAGACGACAAGCACTTTCCGTACCTAGCATTTTCGGTCAAGGAACCGTTCCCACGGCTTTCGCTTTCTCGCTCTGTCAAGAAGGACGGCCGCCAGTATTATGGCCCGTACATGGGTTCGCGCTACATCGACAAGCTGATTGACATTTCGGCAAGGTTGTTCAAGATTCGCGAATGCACCATGGAATTGCCGGCCAAGCACCCCGTGCGCCCTTGCCTCAACTACCACATCGGGCGCTGCAGTGCACCGTGTGCGGGGCTCATTACGCAAGAGGAATACGCCAAGGATGTCGCAAACGCAAGGCTCATGCTCGAAGGCAAGCGCGACGACCTGATTGACCTTTGGCAGCGCGAAATGGAAGAAGCGAGCGAACGGCTCGACTTTGAAACCGCCATGAAAAAGCGCGACGCCATTCAGGCGCTGCAAGCGTCCGGCACGCACCAGAAGACCGACACCAGCGACCCGAACTTGTCACTCGATGTGGTAACGCTCCGCCGTAACGGCGATATGGCCGCGGCCGTGATTCTCGAATACCGCAAAGGCGTGCTCATGGGGCGCAGGCATTACCGGCTCGAATGCAAGCTCGAAGACGACGAAACCGAAATATTCAGGCAGATGGTGCTCCCGTGGTACATGGAGGCGCCCCTGATCCCTGCCGAAATCGCAACCGACATTGTGCTGCCGGATGACCGCAAGGAACTCGAAGCGGCGCTCAGCAAACAGGCAGGGAGAAAGGTCACTTTCAGCACGCCCCAGCGCGGCGAAAAGCTCGGATTCTTAAAGCTTGCTGGGGCCAATGCCGACATGATTCTGGTAGAAATGCGCGCCGAAGTGCAGAAGTACAGCGAAATCGACCAGAGCGTATTCGAACTGCAGAAAGTCCTCGGGCTTAAAAAGACGCCGTTCCGCATCGAGTGCGTGGATATTTCTCACCTTTCGGGCACGAACACGGTGGCAAGCCTTGTGGCCTTCAAAAACGGGCGCCCCGACAAAGCCAATTACCGCAAATTTATCATCAAGACTGTCGAAGGCGTCGACGACTTCGCGAGCATGCGCGAAGTGATGACCCGCCGCATTCGCAGGCTCGAAAACGAGGGCGTACCCATGCCCGACTTGTGGGTGTGCGACGGCGGTAAAGGCCAGGTAGACGCCACGATGCAGATTCTGAAAGAACTCGGCCACGATCAGGATTTACCGCTCATCGGCCTCGCCAAGCGCCTCGAAGAAATCGTGTTCCCCGACGACCGCAAGAGCATCGTATTGCACCGCACCAGCCCTGCGCTAAAGCTTTTGCAGAACGCCCGCGACGAGGCTCACCGATTCGCGATTACCTACCAACGCAGCAAGCGCAAAAAGGACTTGGAAGTCGAATGGCTCAAGATGCCTGGTGTGGGTCACGAAACCCGCGTCAAGATTTTGAGCAAGTACAGAAGCGCCGAAGCGTTCATGGCCGCCCCCATCGAAGACATCGAAATTCTGCTCGGAAAGGTCCGCGGAAACAACCTACGCGACCAAGTCGCAAAATATGTTACCGAATTTATCACTCCCGACACAGAAGGCTGA
- a CDS encoding FISUMP domain-containing protein, whose translation MKKITTFLGCVGVVCLFWGCSSDSDILTPGGSLGEEPMPSSASNPNSVPSSAAISPETSSSSIGNATPNPTPSSGEVKHDTLTKQVFIRKGIDSVVVPYSSSSPAFCWTDECRANPPVIASSSSALTIDIGMSVEAQDPPTISGNAMTDNRDGNTYKLQTVAGKLWMAENIKYKTSSGLYCEAGEKDVCATYGGFYTYAAAQRACPGEWRLPTPAEVVAANEAVGHTWWTVGGRFKLDTGEKPQYGLDSEQGYLWLESDGENNAWRVEDYSEKKLEELTSAADRAFNVRCVKAN comes from the coding sequence ATGAAAAAGATCACTACATTTTTGGGATGTGTGGGTGTGGTGTGCTTATTCTGGGGGTGTTCGTCCGATAGCGATATCTTGACCCCGGGAGGATCTCTTGGCGAAGAACCTATGCCTTCTTCTGCAAGCAATCCGAACTCGGTTCCTTCGTCGGCTGCAATTTCTCCTGAAACAAGCTCTTCCTCCATTGGCAATGCTACCCCGAACCCGACTCCCTCGTCCGGTGAAGTAAAGCATGATACATTGACTAAACAAGTCTTTATTCGCAAAGGCATCGATTCAGTCGTTGTTCCGTATTCTAGCAGTTCTCCGGCATTCTGCTGGACCGATGAATGCAGAGCAAATCCGCCTGTAATTGCCTCGTCTTCTTCGGCTCTGACCATCGATATCGGCATGTCCGTCGAAGCTCAGGATCCGCCGACCATTTCCGGCAATGCCATGACGGACAACCGCGACGGCAACACCTACAAGTTGCAAACCGTTGCCGGCAAGCTCTGGATGGCCGAAAACATCAAGTACAAGACCAGCTCGGGACTTTACTGTGAAGCCGGCGAAAAAGACGTTTGCGCAACCTATGGCGGATTCTACACCTACGCCGCCGCCCAAAGGGCGTGCCCCGGTGAATGGAGACTCCCGACTCCGGCTGAAGTTGTCGCAGCCAACGAGGCCGTAGGCCACACATGGTGGACCGTCGGCGGAAGATTCAAGCTTGACACTGGCGAAAAGCCCCAATACGGTCTCGACTCCGAACAGGGCTACCTCTGGCTTGAAAGCGATGGCGAAAACAACGCCTGGCGCGTCGAGGACTATTCCGAAAAGAAACTCGAAGAACTGACTTCCGCAGCAGACCGCGCATTCAACGTACGCTGCGTCAAGGCAAATTAA
- a CDS encoding NADH-quinone oxidoreductase subunit A — protein sequence MFVVTMTNVEIFDTTFAMTILVVLALVVPTALLLANWFLHPGKIKGTSIKGTSYECGVAHVSGTSGERYPVKYYMVAMLFLVFDLEVAFLYPWTVQFLKGGWDLLFVLLGFLVILEAGYIYLVKKGILNWTRIQD from the coding sequence ATGTTTGTCGTCACTATGACGAACGTAGAAATCTTTGATACCACTTTTGCGATGACCATCCTCGTGGTTCTTGCACTCGTTGTTCCTACTGCCCTTTTGTTGGCAAACTGGTTCTTGCACCCGGGCAAAATCAAGGGGACTTCGATCAAAGGTACGTCTTACGAATGCGGTGTCGCACACGTTTCCGGTACTTCGGGCGAACGCTATCCCGTGAAGTATTACATGGTCGCCATGTTGTTCTTGGTCTTTGACCTTGAAGTGGCGTTCCTCTATCCCTGGACCGTTCAATTCCTCAAGGGCGGCTGGGACTTGCTGTTCGTGTTGCTCGGATTCCTCGTGATTCTAGAAGCAGGCTATATCTACCTGGTCAAGAAGGGAATCCTCAACTGGACTCGAATCCAAGACTAA
- the argA gene encoding amino-acid N-acetyltransferase: protein MNNATPDFNSQHFEVAGFIREVFGYMERFKGQLFVLKIEDDLMSHPLFPVLMRDIALLHKAGIRIIIVPGTRNSIDAQLKAWELESTFHAGVRLTSEEALPHIEQASLGVAQHIMSHLTASGLRGIQGNWVLARSMGVIDGVDYMRTGRIERIQRDILEQLLEEKFVPIIPPIGWNKLGHAYNISSTELATELCKYMKVGKLFFIGNQNGIKLEGLVTGRNTKYLEPTDSGVISAMDVDQAKELLELNSDQLDFAQMDYLMNAIRACEAGANRVHLLSGEFQGSVLQEVFSARGDGTMVYANQYSSIRPANIEDIPDILRIMQDYIDKGFLVPRTQESISEKLNDYVVYSIDNSIHGCGALHAFEDGMAEVAGIAVGANYRKSGIGDAIVRHLISVGRMKGYKKLFLLTTQALDWFYHFGFEDGTVSDLPKSKRDHYNQKRKSRILILPLDK, encoded by the coding sequence ATGAATAACGCAACGCCTGACTTTAATTCGCAACATTTTGAAGTTGCCGGTTTCATTCGTGAAGTGTTCGGTTATATGGAACGCTTCAAGGGCCAGCTGTTTGTGCTGAAAATCGAGGATGACTTGATGAGTCACCCCCTTTTCCCGGTGCTTATGCGCGATATTGCGCTTTTGCATAAGGCGGGAATCCGCATTATTATCGTGCCGGGTACGCGTAACAGCATCGATGCTCAGCTCAAGGCGTGGGAATTGGAATCCACGTTCCATGCCGGTGTGCGTCTTACAAGTGAAGAAGCCTTGCCCCACATTGAGCAGGCTTCTCTCGGCGTTGCACAGCATATCATGAGCCACCTTACGGCAAGCGGCCTTAGGGGCATTCAGGGCAACTGGGTGCTGGCTCGTAGCATGGGTGTTATCGACGGTGTCGACTACATGCGCACCGGCCGTATCGAACGTATCCAGCGCGATATCCTGGAACAGCTTTTGGAAGAAAAGTTCGTGCCGATTATTCCGCCGATTGGTTGGAACAAGCTCGGGCACGCTTACAATATCAGTTCTACCGAACTTGCGACGGAACTTTGCAAGTACATGAAGGTCGGAAAGCTCTTCTTTATCGGTAACCAGAACGGTATCAAGCTCGAAGGCCTTGTAACAGGCCGGAACACTAAGTACCTGGAACCCACGGATTCGGGCGTTATTTCGGCTATGGATGTGGACCAGGCAAAGGAATTGTTGGAACTCAATTCCGACCAGCTTGACTTTGCACAGATGGATTACTTGATGAACGCCATTCGGGCTTGCGAAGCGGGTGCGAACCGTGTCCACTTGCTGAGCGGTGAATTCCAGGGCAGCGTGCTGCAAGAAGTGTTCAGTGCCCGCGGTGACGGTACCATGGTGTACGCCAACCAGTACTCCAGTATCAGGCCCGCAAACATCGAAGACATTCCCGATATTCTGCGCATTATGCAGGACTACATCGACAAGGGATTCTTGGTGCCACGTACGCAGGAAAGCATTTCTGAAAAGCTCAACGATTATGTTGTCTATAGCATCGACAACAGCATTCACGGCTGTGGTGCCTTGCACGCATTCGAAGACGGTATGGCCGAAGTCGCTGGCATTGCAGTGGGCGCAAACTACCGCAAGTCGGGTATCGGCGACGCCATCGTGCGCCACTTGATTTCTGTTGGCCGCATGAAGGGTTATAAGAAATTGTTCTTGCTGACTACGCAGGCTCTCGATTGGTTCTACCACTTCGGATTCGAAGATGGTACGGTCAGCGATTTGCCCAAGAGCAAGCGCGACCATTACAACCAGAAACGGAAATCCCGTATCTTGATACTGCCGCTTGACAAGTAA
- a CDS encoding nitroreductase → MNTLEAIKTRRSTRKFKAQPVELEKLQTIVEAGRFGPTGGNAQTNHFFVISDAAVIAKLKELVQSAFAAMELREDLYKSLKNSITLARKGNYSFCYTAPVLIVVANKKEYGNNMADVACAVENMMLAANELDLGSCYINQLKWLNEDPTLLEYLRSLGLKGDERVYASVAIGYADTESGLPNRTESPRIGNEVVFV, encoded by the coding sequence ATGAATACTCTCGAAGCTATCAAAACACGCCGTAGTACCCGCAAGTTCAAGGCGCAACCTGTAGAACTTGAAAAATTGCAGACCATCGTTGAGGCTGGCCGTTTCGGACCCACCGGCGGTAACGCGCAGACGAATCACTTCTTCGTGATTTCGGATGCTGCAGTGATTGCAAAGCTCAAGGAACTCGTGCAGTCCGCTTTTGCTGCGATGGAACTCCGCGAAGACCTTTACAAGAGTCTTAAGAATTCGATTACGCTTGCTCGCAAGGGCAACTATTCTTTCTGCTATACCGCGCCTGTATTGATTGTGGTTGCAAACAAGAAGGAATACGGCAATAATATGGCCGATGTCGCCTGCGCTGTCGAAAACATGATGCTTGCCGCGAACGAACTCGACCTTGGCAGTTGCTACATCAACCAGCTCAAGTGGCTGAACGAAGACCCGACGCTCCTCGAATACCTGCGCTCCCTCGGCCTTAAAGGAGACGAACGTGTGTATGCCTCGGTCGCCATTGGCTATGCCGACACAGAATCCGGCCTCCCGAACCGCACGGAATCTCCGCGCATCGGAAACGAAGTCGTATTTGTGTAG
- a CDS encoding glycoside hydrolase family 5 protein — MLKSILRTAAVAASFSMVSLSAGVSPVQAETLPTANEMFAKMGFGINIGNTMEVPGNPTGWGNKFPTEAYIDSVKAAGFSTIRIPCAWDSHATNGVINESWMDSVQTVVDMCMRAGLVTVLNIHWDGGWLEGNLSDDKKDEVNAKQKAYWTQIANRFKNYNENLLFASANEPATTDDNYKHETEILMTYHQTFVDAVRATGGNNASRTLVIQGPSTSVDRTCEVMPVSKLPKDVIADRLMVEVHYYDPYTYTLMNDVADWGAQVYPQYYWGTEDLATGDDIIHNCGYNAWAGAMGDPCTGDRMDDQFGKMKTNFVDKGVPVLIGEFGANDRVGVLTGDKYAKHRKGRLAYYDYLMNSAFKHKVVPVAWDTGHEGENNMTIIRRQSEPDGSIFDLEILNIMRHAYGLADYENNGITHVEDFAGPTKIAEAKPLVANMGQIVRVEDRLEADGDITLFDMNGGLVRRAANNLSLEGLPFGIYFAKCKGNLTKVNVR, encoded by the coding sequence ATGCTTAAAAGCATTCTACGGACTGCGGCAGTGGCCGCTTCCTTCTCTATGGTTTCGTTATCGGCGGGGGTTTCGCCGGTGCAGGCCGAAACGCTTCCGACTGCAAACGAGATGTTTGCGAAAATGGGATTTGGCATTAACATCGGTAACACGATGGAAGTGCCGGGGAATCCGACCGGTTGGGGCAACAAGTTCCCGACCGAAGCATACATCGACTCGGTCAAGGCGGCGGGCTTTAGCACCATTCGCATTCCTTGCGCTTGGGATAGCCATGCGACAAATGGCGTGATTAATGAAAGCTGGATGGACTCGGTACAGACGGTCGTGGACATGTGCATGCGCGCAGGACTTGTGACTGTCTTGAACATTCACTGGGATGGCGGCTGGCTTGAAGGCAATTTGAGCGACGACAAGAAAGACGAAGTGAATGCAAAGCAGAAGGCTTACTGGACACAGATTGCAAACCGCTTCAAGAATTACAACGAAAACTTGCTTTTCGCGAGTGCGAATGAACCTGCGACTACCGACGACAATTACAAACACGAAACTGAAATCCTCATGACGTACCACCAGACGTTTGTGGATGCTGTGCGCGCCACCGGTGGCAACAATGCTAGCCGCACGCTTGTGATTCAGGGACCGTCGACAAGTGTGGACCGCACCTGCGAAGTCATGCCAGTTTCTAAGCTTCCGAAAGATGTGATTGCGGACCGCTTGATGGTCGAGGTGCATTACTACGATCCGTACACCTACACGCTAATGAACGATGTTGCTGATTGGGGCGCTCAAGTTTATCCGCAGTATTACTGGGGTACAGAAGATTTGGCGACCGGTGACGACATCATTCACAATTGCGGCTATAACGCTTGGGCGGGCGCGATGGGCGACCCTTGTACAGGTGACCGCATGGATGACCAGTTTGGTAAAATGAAGACGAATTTTGTCGACAAGGGTGTACCTGTTTTAATCGGTGAATTCGGCGCGAATGACCGTGTGGGAGTTTTGACTGGTGACAAGTACGCTAAGCACCGCAAAGGTCGCCTCGCGTATTATGACTACCTAATGAATTCTGCCTTCAAGCACAAGGTGGTGCCTGTCGCTTGGGATACGGGCCACGAAGGCGAAAACAACATGACGATTATCCGCAGGCAATCGGAACCGGATGGTTCTATATTCGATTTGGAAATTTTGAACATCATGCGTCACGCTTATGGACTTGCCGACTATGAGAACAACGGAATCACGCATGTCGAAGACTTTGCGGGCCCGACAAAGATTGCCGAGGCCAAGCCGTTGGTCGCAAATATGGGTCAAATTGTCCGTGTGGAAGATCGCCTCGAAGCGGATGGCGATATTACTTTGTTTGACATGAATGGAGGCCTTGTTCGCCGCGCTGCGAATAACCTTTCGCTGGAAGGATTACCGTTTGGCATTTATTTTGCTAAGTGCAAGGGCAACTTGACTAAGGTAAATGTTAGATAA